The genomic segment ATTCCTATTAGCAtgacttgttttaaaaagtcattttgaatctttcatttttttaattctgtataaATAGAAAGCTCAAacatagatttaaaaaaaccctctccttAAGTTAATGGCCAGCACAGGCAAAAGAACAAATGGATATAAGCTGTCGCTGAAAAAATGCAGATTGCAAATTACTACAGAGTCTCTagccattaaaataaatcaaactctGGAACAGCCTTCGGCGGAAACACTGGGGGCAAAGAAATAACAACTCCAATTTAGTATTGGCAAAGTTTATGAAAAGAGAATTATCTGATGCAATTCCCAGGCTAGCAGAGCACTGGACTTGATGACCCAGAGATCCCTTCCACACTTATGTTCTTTGTTTGGCTGGATGCAGATGTTCATCTGTTTTTCAGCCTCACTGTGGTTTTTCTAAAGtgaaatttaaatgaaagttaatataatttttgtaaGTTTCAGTTAGAAATTACTCTTTGTAAGAATTGTTGCTAGGCCTGCAGCAGAGTGGAACTTGTCAAAGAATTCTAAAAGCTTTACTTAAAGTTGGCTTAGGATTATAGAGAAGCACAGAAGTGTAAGTGTTCAGAGATGAACACCCAGCAGGGCGTAACCGAAGAAGAGGTAACCGATCTACTGGTAGggaaaatcagaagaaaaaagtaagtaaTACAGGCTAGGACTGATACATCAGTAATAtcaaggaagaaagcaaaacagaacagtaaagaaagcaaaggacatCAGGATATAGAAAAGTATAGGGAAGGAGAAATATCATAGATATTTAATGCCTTTCTAAAAAACCTAATTAATGAACAATTATTATCATGTGTGGTGGCTGTAAAGAGTCAATACAaacttgaaagggaaaaaaaggaaatgttttgttcaAGAGGAAGTTCATCTTTCAGGTGACAATCTAACACAagcctctctctccccctccctcacTTGTCTCCCCCATGCTCAGCGATTGGAATTTGCCTAGAGTTGGCTGGCTTTGAAAGACCCCATTTTGGAGAACGAGTCACAGTAGAGATGCTACTGTGCACAGTTCTGTAGGTGATTcaatatggaagaaaatggcTCAAACTCAGAAGTATAACTAAACTATCGCTTAACAACAATAACAGTATCTAAGCTTGAAAACAACCTGGTGTTTCTTAATAACTTGAACCATCCTCCTGCCtttgctccatttttttttactaacataagaatattttttatgttgCGGATAACTTAAACGTATCATAGTGACTATAGAAAGCTATTGCAGATACACACCAGtgagatgaaaataaagtaatttacagaaaacaactctaaatgttttctggttttgaataaATAAGTTCTCAGAACAGCTTTTAATGATTTTCAAATACACGTATCTTTACAGCTCCCATCAGTCATAAAAGCATACAAAGGTCAAGCAAATACTTTATCTTATTTAAGACACTGTGGTCTGCTTTCTATCGTTCGCAAGTTCTAAGGTTTACAGTCTTTCAAGGAGATGATACTGCTACACAAGTCTTCAAAATAAAGGCTTTACACAAATTCTGTGAACCTTGATGGCTATGTATATAATTCTTCCAAATGAAACCCTGACCCTGATAAATTCTAAGATACGCTGattctttgaaaacagaaaaattacttataCTAACATCACAACTTCAGTATATACTTAAAAATTATCACCATGCAATTTTTTAAGTGGCTGTGTGCAGACATGATCACATACAGATGATTTTTAAAGTCTAGCCCTTTCTTCACAtgaataaatacataatttttctgttttctaagaACGATTGCTGCCGATTTTCAATAAACACAGAAGTATTACAGAGTATTAGTTCAACTAAACTCTAAGTTGAGTGAAGAACAAACAACCATTTCACAGCCCTTACTGTGTGCCTTTGCAGGTATTCTAGAAATCCGAACAGTGGCAGTTGGAATAGTGGCAATCAAAGGAGTAGAAAGTGAATACTTTCTTGCAATGAACAAGTCAGGAAGACTCTATGGAAAGGTATGGACGCAAACTTCTCTTGTGTGTACAATCATCATGTACAATCTTAAAGATATGTACTTTTTATATGTAGCATCTGTATAGTTTGTATAAAATAGACTcctaacaaattaaaatgtgtcCTGTACTTATCCCATACATCACATACTAGACTTTTATGTCCATTTAATAAATTCAGTGATTAGAGCttatatactttttaaaaatgtgggaTACTAAGGGGGAATAGACAAAGCTAAAGTATTAAGATTTCAGAAGtcccatttatttattaaaaatattagtaataTGTGGGGTTTATAATGCATATTCTTCTCCCATCTTCCCTACtctaagtatttaaaaaaccacttgtatttattttactctattttattatttactctCAACAGAAAGTATGCAATGAGGACTGCAACTTCATAGAACTGATTGAAGAAAACCATTATAATACATATGCTTCTGCAAAATGGACACACAAAGGAAAGGAGATGTTTGTTACATTAAACCACAAAGGGGTCCCCATGAAAggtaaaaaaacaaagaaagaacataGAGCATCCCACTTTCTTCCTCTGGCAATATCCTAATCACA from the Gavia stellata isolate bGavSte3 chromosome 13, bGavSte3.hap2, whole genome shotgun sequence genome contains:
- the FGF7 gene encoding fibroblast growth factor 7, whose protein sequence is MHKWILTWILPILLYRSYFYIIFLMGTISLACNDMTPEQMATNVNCSSPERHTRSYDYMEGGDVRVRRLFCRTQWYMRIDKRGKVKGTREANNNYSILEIRTVAVGIVAIKGVESEYFLAMNKSGRLYGKKVCNEDCNFIELIEENHYNTYASAKWTHKGKEMFVTLNHKGVPMKGKKTKKEHRASHFLPLAIS